One window from the genome of Pedococcus badiiscoriae encodes:
- the lysS gene encoding lysine--tRNA ligase: protein MATDATPVAALTDADLPEQMKVRREKRDRLLAEGRQAFPVQVPRTHTLEEVRQQWGHLETGEETQDVVGVAGRVIFIRNTGKLAFATLQEGIGTRLQVMLSLAEVGEEALADWKANVDLGDHVFVEGRVISSRRGELSVMATRWEMASKALRPLPVLHKDLSEESRVRQRYADLIVRQQARDMVRTKARALSAIRGVLEAQGYLEVETPVLQLIHGGAAARPFRTHLNAFDQAMTLRIALELNLKKAVVGGVDRVYEMGRIFRNEGVDATHSPEFTMLEAYQAYGDQTSIAALMRDVFLGVADALGSRQVETAAGTVDLDGEWRWLPVYQGVSEAVGETVTIDTDVETLRGYAAKHDVAIDPSWDKDKVFLELLGELVEPRLLQPTFLCDYPAIAQPLARPHRTEPGLIEAWDLIIAGVERGTGFSELIDPVVQREVLTAQSVKAAGGDPEAMQLDEDFLRALEYGAPPMGGLGFGVDRLVMLFADANIRETILFPHLKPEGSR, encoded by the coding sequence ATGGCGACAGACGCCACCCCCGTGGCGGCCCTGACGGATGCCGACCTGCCGGAGCAGATGAAGGTGCGTCGGGAGAAGCGGGACCGGTTGCTGGCCGAGGGCAGGCAGGCCTTCCCGGTCCAGGTGCCGCGCACCCACACGCTCGAGGAGGTCCGGCAGCAGTGGGGCCACCTCGAGACCGGCGAGGAGACCCAGGACGTGGTGGGCGTCGCCGGACGCGTCATCTTCATCCGCAACACCGGCAAGCTCGCCTTCGCCACCCTGCAGGAGGGGATCGGCACACGGCTGCAGGTCATGCTCAGCCTCGCAGAGGTCGGGGAGGAGGCCCTCGCCGACTGGAAGGCTAACGTCGACCTCGGAGACCACGTGTTCGTCGAGGGCCGGGTGATCTCCTCGCGTCGCGGCGAGCTGTCGGTCATGGCCACCCGCTGGGAGATGGCGTCCAAGGCGCTGCGCCCGTTGCCGGTGCTGCACAAGGACCTCTCCGAGGAGTCGCGGGTGCGCCAGCGCTATGCGGACCTCATCGTCCGGCAGCAGGCGCGCGACATGGTGCGCACCAAGGCGCGTGCACTGTCCGCGATCCGCGGGGTCCTCGAGGCCCAGGGCTACCTCGAGGTCGAGACGCCCGTGCTCCAGCTCATCCACGGCGGGGCCGCGGCCCGGCCTTTCAGGACCCATCTCAATGCCTTCGACCAGGCGATGACGCTGCGCATCGCGCTGGAGCTCAACCTCAAGAAGGCGGTGGTCGGCGGAGTCGACCGTGTCTACGAGATGGGCCGCATCTTCCGCAACGAGGGCGTCGACGCCACCCACAGCCCCGAGTTCACGATGCTCGAGGCCTACCAGGCCTATGGCGACCAGACGAGCATCGCCGCCCTCATGCGCGACGTCTTCCTCGGCGTCGCCGACGCGCTCGGCTCGCGCCAGGTCGAGACCGCCGCGGGCACCGTGGACCTCGACGGCGAGTGGCGCTGGCTGCCCGTCTACCAGGGGGTCTCCGAGGCGGTGGGTGAGACGGTCACCATCGACACCGACGTCGAGACCCTGCGTGGGTATGCCGCGAAGCACGACGTGGCGATCGACCCCTCGTGGGACAAGGACAAGGTCTTCCTCGAGCTGCTGGGCGAGCTGGTCGAGCCGCGTCTGCTGCAGCCGACGTTCCTGTGCGACTACCCGGCGATTGCCCAGCCGCTGGCCCGCCCGCACCGCACCGAGCCCGGGCTGATCGAGGCCTGGGACCTCATCATCGCCGGGGTCGAGCGGGGGACCGGCTTCTCCGAGCTCATCGACCCGGTGGTCCAGCGCGAGGTGCTCACCGCACAGTCGGTCAAGGCGGCCGGGGGCGACCCCGAGGCGATGCAGCTCGACGAGGACTTCCTGCGAGCCCTGGAGTACGGCGCCCCGCCGATGGGCGGACTGGGTTTCGGGGTCGACCGCCTCGTCATGCTGTTCGCCGACGCCAACATCCGCGAGACGATCCTGTTCCCGCACCTCAAGCCGGAGGGGTCGAGATGA
- the nadC gene encoding carboxylating nicotinate-nucleotide diphosphorylase produces the protein MTHAPTGDLRFPEADALAVIRTALTEDLGGPDGVDVTTMATIPAAQVSRAAVVAREDGTLAGIPLIGLVFDEVARRMGAEPLRTTTQHRDGDLVSKGDVVATLAGSTQVTLVGERTMLNLLCRLSGIATSTHAWAERLEGTGATVLDTRKTTPGLRALEKYAVRAGGGTNKRMGLFDVAMIKDNHKLAAGSLSKAYAAVRAKFPDVPIQVEVTTTAEALESVRVGARFLLCDNMSVDLLRETVGAVRATGEDVELEATGGLTLRVAREYAETGVDYLSVGALTHSSPILDLALDLTDG, from the coding sequence ATGACCCACGCGCCCACCGGCGACCTGCGTTTCCCCGAGGCCGACGCGCTGGCGGTCATCCGCACCGCCCTCACCGAGGACCTCGGTGGACCCGACGGGGTCGACGTCACGACGATGGCGACCATCCCCGCCGCCCAGGTGAGCAGGGCGGCCGTGGTCGCGCGCGAGGACGGCACCCTGGCCGGCATACCGCTCATCGGCCTGGTCTTCGACGAGGTGGCCAGGCGGATGGGCGCCGAGCCGCTGCGCACGACGACGCAGCACCGGGACGGTGACCTCGTGAGCAAGGGGGACGTGGTCGCCACGCTGGCCGGCTCGACCCAGGTGACCCTCGTCGGCGAGCGGACGATGCTGAACCTGCTGTGCCGCTTGTCCGGGATCGCGACCTCCACCCACGCGTGGGCGGAGCGCCTCGAGGGCACGGGCGCCACCGTCCTCGACACCCGCAAGACGACCCCGGGGCTGCGAGCCCTCGAGAAGTACGCCGTCCGCGCGGGGGGCGGCACGAACAAGCGCATGGGCCTGTTCGACGTGGCCATGATCAAGGACAACCACAAGCTCGCCGCAGGCTCGCTGAGCAAGGCGTATGCCGCGGTGCGGGCGAAGTTCCCCGACGTCCCGATCCAGGTCGAGGTCACCACCACCGCCGAGGCGCTCGAGTCGGTGCGGGTCGGGGCGCGGTTCCTGTTGTGCGACAACATGTCCGTCGACCTGCTGCGTGAGACGGTGGGTGCGGTGCGCGCCACCGGCGAGGACGTCGAGCTCGAAGCCACCGGTGGGCTCACCCTGCGGGTCGCACGCGAGTACGCCGAGACGGGTGTCGACTACCTCAGCGTCGGCGCCCTGACCCACTCCTCGCCGATCCTCGACCTGGCCCTCGACCTCACCGACGGCTGA
- a CDS encoding L-aspartate oxidase yields MTDGPGLRIPRRLVAAEPGWTTSADVIVVGSGIAGLTTALRLRQRVDRVLLVTKTVLHEGSTQWAQGGIAAALDPGDSPQEHLHDTLVAGCGICDVPAVTALVHEGPERVRELVALGAEFDLDDAGELKLTREGGHHKDRIAHAGGDATGKEISRALIAALHRVQDDPGIEVIEHALVVDLLQDEESRVCGVTLHVIGEGQMDGVGAARSRAVVLATGGLGQVYSATTNPSVATGDGMAAALRAGAVMADVEFVQFHPTVLWLGPGSRGQQPLISEAVRGEGAFLVDRDGVRFMQGRHPLADLAPRDVVSRAIVDRMLETGEDHVFLDARHLGREFLEERFPSIVARCRELGFDPATELLPVAPAQHYASGGVRTDLVGRSTLDGLYACGEVSCTGVHGANRLASNSLLEGLVFAHRIADDISERMAGGQLPQADPAVEATDGTLATGTAPADEVAPGEDAALLDGSARVQVQAAMTAGSGAVRSAESLATTALALQGLALAATSSEPGPESWETTNLLHIGQVLTLAASLREETRGGHLRSDHPSQVDPRWRGHTLVVRGSDGTLSTTFEPVPEQDLA; encoded by the coding sequence ATGACTGACGGTCCGGGACTGCGGATCCCGCGCCGGCTGGTGGCCGCGGAACCCGGCTGGACGACGTCGGCGGACGTCATCGTGGTGGGCTCCGGCATCGCCGGCCTCACGACGGCCCTGCGCCTGCGGCAGCGGGTGGACCGGGTGCTCCTGGTGACCAAGACCGTGCTCCACGAGGGGTCGACGCAGTGGGCCCAGGGCGGCATCGCGGCGGCCCTCGACCCGGGCGACTCACCGCAGGAGCACCTGCACGACACCCTGGTGGCGGGGTGCGGGATCTGCGACGTCCCCGCCGTCACGGCCCTCGTCCACGAGGGTCCCGAACGGGTCCGCGAGCTGGTGGCCCTGGGCGCCGAGTTCGACCTCGACGACGCCGGCGAGCTCAAGCTGACCCGTGAGGGTGGCCACCACAAGGACCGGATCGCGCATGCCGGCGGGGACGCCACGGGCAAGGAGATCTCCCGGGCCCTGATCGCCGCCCTGCACCGTGTCCAGGACGACCCGGGCATCGAGGTCATCGAGCACGCCCTCGTCGTGGACCTGCTCCAGGACGAGGAGTCGCGCGTCTGCGGCGTGACGCTGCACGTCATCGGCGAGGGACAGATGGACGGCGTCGGCGCCGCCAGGTCACGGGCCGTCGTGCTCGCCACCGGGGGCCTGGGCCAGGTGTACTCCGCGACGACCAACCCCTCGGTCGCCACGGGCGACGGCATGGCGGCCGCCCTGCGAGCCGGAGCGGTGATGGCGGACGTCGAGTTCGTGCAGTTCCACCCCACCGTGCTGTGGCTGGGCCCGGGGTCGCGCGGCCAGCAGCCGCTCATCTCCGAGGCCGTGCGCGGCGAAGGGGCCTTCCTCGTCGACCGTGACGGAGTGCGGTTCATGCAGGGGCGTCACCCGCTGGCCGACCTGGCACCGCGTGACGTGGTGTCGCGGGCGATCGTCGACCGGATGCTCGAGACCGGCGAGGACCACGTGTTCCTCGACGCCCGGCACCTGGGTCGGGAGTTCCTCGAGGAGCGCTTCCCCTCCATCGTGGCGCGGTGTCGTGAGCTCGGCTTCGACCCGGCGACCGAGCTGCTGCCGGTCGCCCCGGCGCAGCACTACGCCAGCGGCGGCGTGCGCACCGACCTGGTCGGGCGCTCCACCCTCGACGGCCTCTACGCCTGTGGCGAGGTCTCCTGCACGGGAGTCCATGGCGCCAACCGACTGGCGTCGAACTCGCTCCTGGAGGGTCTGGTCTTCGCCCACCGCATCGCCGACGACATCAGCGAGCGGATGGCGGGTGGCCAGCTGCCGCAGGCGGATCCGGCGGTCGAGGCGACCGATGGCACCCTGGCCACGGGGACGGCCCCGGCCGACGAGGTGGCCCCGGGCGAGGACGCGGCCCTGCTCGACGGTTCGGCCCGGGTGCAGGTGCAGGCCGCGATGACGGCAGGGTCCGGAGCCGTGCGCTCGGCCGAGTCGCTGGCCACCACGGCGCTCGCCCTGCAAGGACTCGCGCTCGCCGCCACCTCCAGCGAGCCCGGCCCGGAGTCGTGGGAGACCACCAACCTGCTCCACATCGGCCAGGTGCTGACCCTTGCGGCGTCGCTGCGCGAGGAGACCCGTGGCGGTCACCTGCGCAGCGACCATCCGAGCCAGGTCGACCCCCGCTGGCGCGGGCACACCCTCGTCGTGCGGGGCTCCGACGGCACACTCTCGACCACCTTCGAACCCGTTCCCGAACAGGATCTCGCATGA
- the panD gene encoding aspartate 1-decarboxylase, translating to MQRFMLYAKIHRATVTQADLHYVGSLTIDRDLMDAAGLLPGEQVDVVDVDNGNRLTTYAIEGERGSGIVCINGAAARLISPGDTVIIIAYAAMDDHEARTFEPEVVFVDKDNKIVEIGHDGGDVPDGFGLRTSAVTRRHHD from the coding sequence ATGCAGCGCTTCATGCTCTACGCCAAGATCCACCGGGCCACGGTGACCCAGGCGGACCTGCACTACGTCGGGTCGCTCACCATCGACCGCGACCTCATGGACGCTGCGGGCCTGCTCCCGGGTGAGCAGGTCGACGTCGTGGACGTCGACAACGGCAACCGGCTGACCACCTACGCCATCGAGGGCGAGCGCGGTTCCGGCATCGTCTGCATCAACGGTGCGGCGGCCCGGCTCATCTCGCCCGGCGACACCGTCATCATCATCGCGTACGCCGCCATGGACGACCACGAGGCGAGGACCTTCGAGCCCGAGGTCGTCTTCGTCGACAAGGACAACAAGATCGTCGAGATCGGCCACGACGGCGGCGACGTGCCCGACGGCTTCGGGTTGAGGACCTCAGCGGTCACCCGGCGCCACCATGACTGA
- the panC gene encoding pantoate--beta-alanine ligase — protein MPSASLAAVVTAGAEPVVARTRDELRTARRRLTDGDVAVVMTMGALHEGHATLIETARRRAAHVVVTIFLNPLQFGPREDLSRYPRTFDSDMEICRRAGVDVVFAPTPDVIYEDGDPGVRVSAGPLGNVLEGQARPGHFDGMLTVVAKLLHLTRADSAYFGQKDAQQLLLIRRMVRDLDFPVKVVSVPTVRESDGLAMSSRNTYLTASDRETALCLSQALRAGAAAAPEGPSAIRRAARTVLVREPLALIDYLVLVHPSTLEDVPEWYRGEALLAVAGRVGTTRLIDNLPISVGPGGGALEVFSDVDSAGS, from the coding sequence ATGCCGTCTGCCTCGCTGGCCGCCGTCGTGACGGCTGGTGCCGAACCCGTGGTGGCGCGCACCCGCGACGAGCTGCGGACCGCCAGGCGACGACTCACCGACGGCGACGTCGCGGTGGTCATGACGATGGGCGCCCTGCACGAGGGGCACGCGACGCTCATCGAGACGGCTCGTCGGCGTGCCGCCCACGTGGTCGTCACGATCTTCCTGAACCCCCTGCAGTTCGGGCCGCGGGAGGACCTGTCGCGCTACCCCCGGACCTTCGACAGCGATATGGAGATCTGTCGCCGGGCGGGGGTGGATGTCGTGTTCGCACCGACCCCGGACGTCATCTACGAGGACGGCGACCCCGGTGTGCGCGTCTCGGCGGGACCGCTGGGCAACGTGCTGGAGGGGCAGGCCCGCCCGGGCCACTTCGACGGGATGCTCACCGTGGTCGCCAAGCTGCTGCACCTCACCCGGGCCGACTCCGCCTACTTCGGGCAGAAGGACGCCCAGCAGCTGCTGCTCATCCGGCGGATGGTGCGCGACCTCGACTTCCCGGTGAAAGTCGTCTCGGTGCCGACCGTGCGCGAGTCCGACGGGCTGGCCATGAGCAGCCGCAACACCTACCTCACCGCCTCCGACCGCGAGACGGCGCTGTGCCTGTCCCAGGCGCTGCGGGCCGGTGCGGCCGCGGCACCCGAGGGACCTTCGGCGATCCGCCGGGCGGCTCGCACCGTCCTGGTGCGCGAGCCGCTGGCGCTGATCGACTACCTCGTCCTCGTGCACCCCTCGACCCTGGAGGACGTGCCCGAGTGGTACCGCGGCGAGGCGCTCCTCGCCGTCGCCGGCCGGGTGGGCACCACCAGGCTGATCGACAACCTGCCCATCTCGGTCGGACCCGGCGGAGGGGCGCTCGAGGTCTTCTCCGACGTCGACTCCGCCGGCAGCTGA
- a CDS encoding DUF2520 domain-containing protein, translating into MTSADERPARLDVGVVGAGRVGAVLGAALQRVGHRVVAVSGVSEQSRTRAAQLLPGIPVVSPEDVVRRSELVLLAVPDDALADLVAGLSATRAWQAGQLVAHTSGRHGLEVYAPALDQHVLGLALHPAMTFTGTGLDLERLVECCFGVTAPEPLRPVAEALVLEIGAEPVWIEEPDRPLYHAALAHGANHLVTLVAQSLQALRAAGVEKPSRVLGPLVSAALDNALRAGDAALTGPVARGDAGTVAEHLRQLQHVSPDIRPTYLALARATAERALASGRLKPHVAEPLLDILATDQER; encoded by the coding sequence GTGACTTCGGCCGACGAGCGTCCCGCCCGACTCGACGTCGGCGTGGTCGGCGCCGGACGCGTGGGTGCCGTCCTGGGGGCGGCCCTGCAGCGGGTCGGCCACCGCGTGGTCGCCGTCTCGGGCGTGAGCGAGCAGTCCCGCACGCGCGCCGCCCAGCTGCTGCCCGGCATCCCCGTCGTGTCCCCGGAGGACGTCGTGCGGCGGTCCGAGCTCGTGCTGCTCGCGGTCCCCGACGACGCCCTGGCGGACCTCGTCGCGGGGCTGAGTGCGACCCGGGCCTGGCAGGCCGGCCAGCTCGTCGCGCACACCTCGGGCCGACACGGGCTCGAGGTGTACGCGCCGGCCCTCGACCAGCACGTGCTCGGGCTGGCCCTGCACCCGGCGATGACCTTCACCGGCACCGGCCTGGACCTCGAACGCCTCGTGGAGTGCTGCTTCGGGGTGACCGCTCCCGAGCCGCTGCGGCCGGTCGCCGAGGCGCTCGTCCTCGAGATCGGCGCCGAGCCGGTCTGGATCGAGGAGCCCGACCGGCCGCTCTACCACGCGGCCCTCGCGCACGGGGCCAACCACCTCGTCACGCTGGTCGCCCAGTCGCTGCAGGCGTTGCGGGCGGCGGGGGTCGAGAAGCCGTCCAGGGTGCTCGGACCCCTGGTCTCCGCCGCGCTCGACAACGCCCTGCGCGCAGGTGACGCTGCCCTCACCGGCCCCGTCGCGCGGGGGGATGCGGGTACCGTTGCCGAGCACCTGCGACAACTGCAGCACGTCAGCCCCGACATCAGACCCACCTACCTCGCGCTCGCGCGGGCCACCGCCGAGCGAGCCCTGGCCAGCGGCCGGCTCAAGCCCCACGTGGCCGAGCCACTGTTGGACATCCTCGCGACCGACCAGGAGCGATAA
- a CDS encoding SAM-dependent methyltransferase, whose protein sequence is MTLLDWQVAWQGALYGPDGFYRAASGPAGHFTTATHGALGEVLAGAVAQLARENGLTHVVDIGAGRGELLTHVAAADPALRLTGVDVVTRPESLDPAVEWHVTPGGRALPHELRDLDGALVFAHEWLDVVPCPVAEVDDDGVLRRVQVDVDTGQEALGPTVSGHDLTWAQTHWETSAPGSRVEVGLPRDLAWAELVSRVDRGVLVAVDYGHRGGDRPAGGTLAAYRRGQQVAPVPDGTCDLTAHVAMDTLDHDELLDQRTALRGLGVDGGTPAHELARRDPQGYLQALASSSAAAALTAPGGFGDFLWAVKRVG, encoded by the coding sequence GTGACCCTCCTCGACTGGCAGGTGGCCTGGCAGGGCGCCCTCTACGGTCCCGACGGCTTTTACCGCGCCGCTTCGGGCCCTGCCGGCCACTTCACGACGGCCACGCACGGCGCGCTCGGCGAGGTCCTCGCGGGAGCGGTGGCCCAGCTGGCGCGGGAGAACGGCCTGACCCACGTCGTCGACATCGGGGCGGGGCGCGGTGAGCTGCTCACCCACGTGGCTGCCGCGGACCCGGCGCTGCGCCTCACCGGGGTCGACGTGGTGACCCGGCCCGAGTCCCTCGATCCCGCCGTCGAGTGGCACGTCACGCCCGGCGGTCGGGCCCTGCCGCACGAGCTGCGCGACCTGGACGGCGCGCTCGTGTTCGCGCACGAGTGGCTCGACGTCGTGCCGTGCCCGGTGGCCGAGGTCGACGACGACGGGGTGCTGCGCCGGGTGCAGGTGGACGTCGACACGGGTCAGGAGGCCCTCGGCCCGACCGTCAGCGGCCACGACCTCACCTGGGCGCAGACCCACTGGGAGACCTCCGCACCCGGATCCAGGGTCGAGGTCGGCCTGCCCCGCGACCTCGCCTGGGCAGAGCTCGTCAGCCGGGTCGACCGAGGGGTCCTCGTGGCCGTCGACTACGGGCACCGCGGCGGCGACCGGCCTGCGGGGGGCACCCTCGCGGCATACCGACGCGGCCAGCAGGTGGCGCCGGTGCCGGACGGGACCTGCGACCTCACCGCGCACGTGGCCATGGACACCCTCGACCACGACGAGCTGCTCGACCAGCGCACGGCCCTGCGCGGGCTCGGAGTGGATGGTGGCACCCCCGCCCACGAGCTGGCCAGGCGCGACCCGCAGGGCTATCTGCAGGCGCTGGCCTCGTCGTCGGCCGCAGCGGCACTGACGGCGCCGGGCGGCTTCGGCGACTTCCTGTGGGCGGTCAAGCGCGTGGGCTGA
- a CDS encoding cytochrome P450: MPIQPTVDAADFLDLGDPAVVADPYPHLAALRSTAPVAWHSGLGVWLASGHAEAGAVLRDRRLGRVFAPRTPEADWDTFNWLHADSILDSEPPKHTRLRRLVAGAFGRGHVQRLAPRIRALAEGLLADLPDGQFDVIEHYAEPLPVLVIAELLGVPESDRHHLRPWSQAIVRMYEVGRTPADEAAAREACGAFAAYVEELAAQRAQAPGDDLLSDLVTARDGSDRLSAHELVATAVLLLNAGHEASVNGFGNGLHSWLTAGDRQGLDVADDAAVSRMVEEFLRHDSPLHLFERTAKEPAEVAGVLLEPGDKVAALLGAANRDPAVFADPDRFDAQRDPNPHLAFGAGIHFCIGAPLARLELEISVRTMLARFPDLEVAEALRRPTFVLRGFERLVVSPRA; encoded by the coding sequence GTGCCCATCCAGCCCACTGTCGATGCCGCCGACTTCCTCGATCTGGGCGACCCAGCGGTCGTCGCGGACCCCTACCCGCACCTCGCGGCCCTGCGCTCGACCGCCCCGGTGGCCTGGCACAGCGGCCTGGGGGTCTGGCTGGCGAGCGGCCACGCCGAGGCCGGAGCGGTGCTGCGCGACCGACGCCTGGGCCGGGTCTTCGCACCCCGCACCCCCGAGGCCGACTGGGACACCTTCAACTGGCTGCACGCCGACTCGATCCTCGACAGCGAGCCCCCGAAGCACACCCGCCTGCGCCGCCTCGTCGCCGGTGCCTTCGGGCGGGGCCATGTGCAGCGCCTGGCTCCCCGCATCCGGGCGCTGGCCGAGGGACTCCTGGCAGACCTGCCCGATGGGCAGTTCGACGTCATCGAGCACTATGCCGAGCCGTTGCCCGTCCTGGTGATCGCCGAGCTGCTCGGCGTCCCCGAGTCGGACCGGCACCACCTGCGTCCCTGGTCGCAGGCCATCGTGCGGATGTACGAGGTGGGCCGGACCCCCGCGGACGAGGCGGCGGCGCGCGAGGCCTGCGGTGCGTTCGCGGCATACGTCGAGGAGCTCGCGGCGCAGCGCGCCCAGGCGCCGGGTGACGACCTGCTGAGCGACCTCGTCACGGCGCGCGACGGGTCGGACCGGCTCTCGGCACACGAGCTGGTCGCCACGGCAGTGCTGCTGCTCAACGCGGGTCACGAGGCCAGCGTGAACGGCTTCGGCAACGGTCTGCACTCGTGGCTCACCGCGGGCGACCGGCAGGGGCTGGACGTCGCGGACGACGCGGCGGTGTCGCGCATGGTCGAGGAGTTCCTGCGCCACGACTCGCCCCTGCACCTGTTCGAGCGGACCGCCAAGGAGCCGGCCGAGGTGGCCGGGGTGCTGCTCGAGCCGGGCGACAAGGTGGCGGCGCTGCTCGGGGCGGCCAACCGCGATCCCGCGGTGTTCGCCGACCCCGACCGGTTCGATGCCCAGCGCGACCCCAACCCGCACCTGGCGTTCGGCGCCGGGATCCACTTCTGCATCGGCGCCCCGCTGGCCAGGCTGGAGCTCGAGATCTCGGTGCGCACCATGCTGGCCCGTTTCCCGGACCTCGAGGTGGCCGAAGCCCTGCGTCGGCCGACGTTCGTGCTGCGCGGGTTCGAGCGGCTGGTGGTCAGCCCACGCGCTTGA
- a CDS encoding NADH-quinone oxidoreductase subunit D encodes MGAGSLATADMVLNIGPQHPATHGVLRLRIVVDGERIVSAEPIVGYMHRGAEKLFEVRDYRQIIVLANRHDWLSAFSSELGVVLGVERMLGMEVPPRAVWARTLLAELNRVLNHLMFLGSYPLELGAITPIFYAFREREELQAVMEEASGGRMHYMFNRVGGLKEDLPAGWLDRVAYAVSAVRGRLPDLEALIVGNEILEARTRGVGVVSPEVVAAYGVSGPIARAAGVDMDLRRDEPYLAYDELFAPGGPGRVVTRTAGDCLARLEVLLEQVHVSLDLAEACLDRLRTLPQGPVNVKLPKVLKVPEGDLYTATENPLGFNGYYLVSRGEKTPWRLKLRSASFNNVAVLAEVLPGNLIADMVAILGSMFFVVGDVDK; translated from the coding sequence ATGGGCGCGGGCAGCCTGGCCACCGCCGACATGGTGCTCAACATCGGCCCGCAGCACCCCGCGACCCATGGTGTCCTGCGCCTGCGGATCGTCGTCGACGGGGAGCGCATCGTCTCGGCCGAGCCGATCGTGGGGTACATGCACCGCGGCGCGGAGAAGCTGTTCGAGGTCCGCGACTACCGCCAGATCATCGTCCTGGCCAACCGGCACGACTGGCTGTCCGCGTTCTCCTCCGAGCTCGGGGTCGTGCTCGGCGTCGAGCGGATGCTCGGCATGGAGGTGCCGCCGCGCGCGGTGTGGGCCCGCACCCTCCTGGCCGAGCTCAACCGGGTGCTCAACCACCTGATGTTCCTCGGCTCCTACCCGCTCGAGCTCGGCGCGATCACGCCGATCTTCTACGCCTTCCGCGAGCGCGAGGAGCTCCAGGCAGTCATGGAGGAGGCGTCGGGCGGGCGGATGCACTACATGTTCAACCGCGTGGGCGGCCTCAAGGAGGACCTCCCCGCGGGCTGGCTCGACCGCGTCGCGTATGCCGTGTCAGCGGTCCGCGGGCGGCTGCCCGACCTCGAGGCGCTCATCGTGGGCAACGAGATCCTCGAGGCGCGGACCCGGGGGGTCGGCGTGGTGTCGCCGGAAGTGGTTGCGGCGTATGGGGTCTCGGGGCCGATCGCGCGTGCGGCCGGGGTCGACATGGACCTGCGGCGCGACGAGCCCTACCTGGCGTACGACGAGCTGTTCGCGCCGGGCGGCCCGGGTCGCGTGGTGACGCGCACAGCCGGGGACTGCCTCGCCCGCCTCGAGGTCCTGCTCGAACAGGTGCACGTCAGCCTCGACCTCGCGGAGGCCTGTCTGGACCGACTGCGCACGCTCCCCCAGGGTCCGGTGAACGTCAAGCTGCCCAAGGTGCTCAAGGTCCCCGAGGGCGATCTCTACACCGCCACCGAGAACCCCCTCGGCTTCAACGGCTACTACCTCGTCTCCCGCGGGGAGAAGACCCCGTGGCGGCTCAAGCTGCGTTCCGCCTCGTTCAACAACGTGGCCGTCCTGGCCGAGGTGCTGCCCGGCAACCTCATCGCGGACATGGTCGCGATCCTCGGCTCGATGTTCTTCGTCGTGGGCGACGTCGACAAGTAG
- a CDS encoding DUF3180 family protein has protein sequence MNEGRGLRWAQLAAIVAVVGLLSWVGWRLYLNNGHLLGPASWVSAVMIVAMAFLVVAAGLPVRRFLRGEARKSLSPIRAARTLVLAQAAALTGAGVLGWYAAQVAHALAELDLPGYRSLLWKLLALCFASAVLMTAGMVTQRMCRVDPSGDPDRDPHS, from the coding sequence GTGAACGAGGGTCGCGGGCTGCGCTGGGCGCAGCTCGCCGCGATCGTCGCCGTGGTCGGGCTGTTGTCGTGGGTCGGCTGGCGGCTCTACCTCAACAACGGGCACCTGCTCGGACCAGCGTCGTGGGTGTCGGCGGTCATGATCGTCGCGATGGCGTTCCTCGTCGTCGCCGCCGGGCTACCGGTGCGGCGCTTCCTGCGGGGCGAGGCCCGCAAGTCGCTGAGCCCCATCAGGGCCGCGCGCACCCTCGTGCTCGCCCAGGCCGCGGCCCTCACCGGGGCAGGGGTGCTCGGGTGGTATGCCGCGCAGGTGGCGCACGCCCTCGCCGAGCTGGACCTGCCTGGCTACCGCAGCCTGCTGTGGAAGCTGCTGGCCCTCTGCTTCGCGTCGGCGGTGCTCATGACGGCCGGGATGGTCACGCAGCGGATGTGTCGCGTCGACCCGTCCGGGGACCCGGACCGCGACCCGCACTCCTGA